In Myxococcus stipitatus, the following are encoded in one genomic region:
- a CDS encoding endonuclease/exonuclease/phosphatase family protein, which yields MKKTLSYLACASLTLTLFALACGDSNPPKVPHPTEDGGVLWKDCNPSQASACAAGEECRFVPHYDRAICVRPCQVQAACGSSAASCCPTGGAGSASYCLPTEVCEAGPQDDGGSSPDGGDKPDAGPGDAGNDDAGSGTGDAGSDDAGTVTDAGSDAGSGTDAGTDAGPVPDSGTDAGSEPDAGSGSDAGSGGGSTNIRIMASNLTSGNGQDYDPGHGIRLMQGVNPDVVLIQEFNYKNNSTADIREMVQTTFGPEFSYYRETGAQIPNGIISRWPIIESGEWTDVEVSNRDFAWARIDIPGPKDLWVVSVHLLTRSASVRNTEARNLVNYIKGKVPASDYLAIGGDLNTDSFSESCFGTFSELVVTSSPYPADHNGKTGTNSARAKPYDHVLVDADLNQYRTATVIGSSRFPAGLVLDSRVYQPLSEIAPVQSGDSAASNMQHMGVVKDFVVPN from the coding sequence ATGAAGAAGACCCTTTCCTATCTCGCGTGTGCGTCGCTGACGCTCACGCTGTTTGCACTTGCGTGCGGAGACTCCAACCCGCCCAAGGTTCCGCATCCCACCGAGGACGGCGGCGTCCTGTGGAAGGACTGCAACCCGAGCCAGGCGTCGGCGTGCGCCGCGGGCGAGGAGTGCCGCTTTGTTCCGCACTATGACCGCGCCATCTGTGTGCGCCCCTGCCAGGTGCAGGCCGCATGTGGTTCGTCGGCGGCCTCGTGCTGCCCCACGGGCGGCGCGGGCTCGGCGTCCTACTGTCTGCCCACGGAAGTCTGCGAGGCGGGACCGCAGGACGACGGCGGCTCTTCCCCCGACGGCGGCGACAAGCCCGACGCGGGCCCGGGCGACGCGGGCAACGACGACGCGGGTTCGGGCACGGGCGACGCGGGCAGCGATGACGCGGGCACCGTCACCGACGCGGGCTCGGATGCCGGCTCCGGCACGGATGCGGGAACGGACGCGGGCCCTGTCCCTGATTCCGGCACGGACGCGGGTTCCGAACCGGACGCGGGCTCTGGCTCCGACGCGGGTTCCGGTGGCGGCTCCACGAACATCCGCATCATGGCGTCGAACCTCACGAGCGGAAACGGGCAGGACTACGACCCGGGCCACGGCATCCGTCTGATGCAGGGCGTGAACCCCGATGTCGTGCTCATCCAGGAGTTCAATTACAAGAACAACTCCACCGCGGATATCCGCGAGATGGTGCAGACGACGTTCGGTCCGGAGTTCTCGTACTATCGGGAGACCGGCGCGCAGATTCCCAACGGCATCATCAGCCGCTGGCCCATCATCGAGTCGGGCGAGTGGACGGACGTGGAAGTCAGCAACCGCGACTTCGCGTGGGCGCGCATCGACATCCCGGGGCCGAAGGACCTCTGGGTCGTGAGCGTGCACCTGCTGACGCGCAGCGCCAGCGTGCGCAACACGGAGGCTCGCAACCTGGTCAATTACATCAAGGGGAAGGTCCCCGCGTCCGACTACCTGGCCATCGGTGGCGACCTCAACACCGACTCCTTCAGCGAGTCCTGCTTCGGCACGTTCTCGGAGCTGGTCGTCACGTCCTCTCCGTACCCCGCGGACCACAATGGCAAGACGGGCACCAACTCCGCGCGCGCCAAGCCCTATGACCACGTGCTGGTGGACGCGGACCTGAACCAGTACCGCACGGCCACGGTCATCGGCTCCAGCCGGTTCCCGGCGGGCCTGGTGCTCGACAGCCGCGTCTATCAGCCGCTGTCGGAGATTGCCCCGGTGCAGTCGGGTGACAGCGCCGCCTCCAACATGCAGCACATGGGCGTGGTGAAGGACTTCGTCGTCCCGAACTAG
- a CDS encoding Mut7-C RNAse domain-containing protein has translation MVSVKFHGRLNDFLPPEKRGTQLEVTPLGSPSVKDLLESLGPPHPEMGEVRVDGVTVEFGHRLAPGSQVEAFPSMRREQGAPRFVLDVGLGRLSGFLRMLGFDTLWRNDFQDDELAHISSTEGRILLTRDIGVLKRGEVSQGYFPRATDPAEQLVEVVRRYGLGTRMSPFSRCIACNAPLSHAEPHEVAGRVPEGVAERHSRFQQCPGCRRVFWPGTHQERMQALVDRLRTLEAEEG, from the coding sequence GTGGTGAGCGTGAAGTTCCACGGGAGGTTGAACGACTTCCTTCCTCCGGAGAAGCGAGGCACGCAGTTGGAGGTGACGCCGCTTGGCTCACCTTCCGTCAAGGACCTCCTCGAGTCGCTGGGGCCGCCGCATCCCGAGATGGGTGAGGTGCGCGTCGACGGCGTCACCGTGGAGTTCGGGCACAGGCTCGCGCCGGGATCACAGGTGGAGGCCTTTCCGTCCATGCGACGCGAGCAAGGGGCTCCGCGCTTCGTCCTGGATGTGGGGTTGGGGCGGCTGTCGGGGTTCCTCCGGATGCTGGGCTTCGACACGCTCTGGAGGAACGACTTCCAGGACGACGAGCTGGCGCACATCTCGAGCACCGAGGGCCGCATCCTGCTGACGCGAGACATCGGTGTGCTCAAGCGCGGCGAGGTGAGCCAGGGCTATTTCCCTCGGGCGACGGACCCGGCGGAGCAGTTGGTGGAGGTGGTCCGGCGGTATGGGCTGGGCACTCGGATGAGCCCGTTCTCCCGATGTATCGCCTGCAACGCGCCCCTGTCTCACGCGGAGCCGCATGAGGTGGCGGGGCGTGTTCCCGAAGGTGTCGCGGAGCGACACTCGCGCTTCCAACAGTGCCCGGGCTGCCGCCGGGTCTTCTGGCCCGGCACGCATCAGGAGCGGATGCAGGCATTGGTGGACCGACTGCGCACCTTGGAAGCCGAGGAAGGCTGA
- a CDS encoding c-type cytochrome, with the protein MKSIPLLALMLLPGFAHANDAGKNAFDRVCAGCHTIAPPTAQTQHLNKTGGPETPRQAGERRYELGGLVHKRTPEQLQAWILAPSQVQKNTRCDTRGITPAERDEVHAYLLLSAQPPPPTRDELLQQQLAEELSNRRAKKNASPHPSSSRPDQGKK; encoded by the coding sequence ATGAAATCCATTCCTCTCCTCGCGCTCATGCTGTTGCCCGGCTTCGCCCATGCGAACGACGCGGGCAAGAACGCCTTCGACAGAGTCTGCGCGGGCTGTCACACCATCGCGCCGCCTACCGCGCAGACTCAACACCTCAACAAGACGGGAGGCCCTGAGACTCCCCGGCAGGCGGGCGAACGCCGATACGAGTTGGGTGGCCTCGTCCACAAGCGCACGCCCGAGCAGCTCCAGGCCTGGATTCTGGCCCCCAGCCAGGTCCAGAAGAACACGCGCTGCGACACCCGAGGCATCACGCCCGCCGAGCGGGACGAGGTGCACGCCTACCTGCTTCTCAGTGCCCAGCCTCCTCCGCCCACCCGCGATGAACTGCTGCAACAGCAGCTCGCGGAAGAGCTCTCCAACCGCCGCGCGAAGAAGAACGCGTCGCCCCATCCGTCTTCGTCCCGCCCTGACCAGGGGAAGAAGTAA
- a CDS encoding DUF4114 domain-containing protein, with protein MRTLIQSLAVLLLLATPSAQAQQVAKLCESHLEEDRQAGFKVPGSGPDSMRSGGNPLKDPILIRNPGPNGYLQLNTNQVELDAEEISFPFDQRVTISYVFESAGASHALGYLYLDEAIAAGYVNASGVLLDANNNGILDLHEDLFNVQSSTDTDRYVGPRTGLGTPNRRCTRTFTDLGGKSYYEPEIAMREDCAATHQVNNAIADARPGKTTTTIKADMVGRQLNNASGIANANAYSDRGLFPRIPNLLEPKDPANGNKGIGQMVFLLADDDGQETTYGGLAPVGDIDEYGDNGVPDYDVSKYDNRGVVRAVNPDPGLTNNDRTVDLGIIKGGREIVFFLVVYYDSNHSPGPTGAGSVFPCLKQDAAGKCLIHIRSPISVFFSKAEWNLDQNAEADAVVAARNIGCAYQAGCNRDDPNNDTGDSCRVGNTSEYLCGWLDGPKTQVGTALHRLKNEATYNFLDMPMERVEVTRPSGTRNAMPHVIVGAPTTDRFRWILGFEDIPGGGDRDFNDVVFVINKVNGGVNTSGDMSGGAGGDISPQNAEDFVITRVRFTREDDTVPPSPRPAPACRQVGTACWTEAVAGACTRPNSTPPTIQYSIAVNCNICTGTGSNATCTPNPDPSWIPVQFDSPTQKTKELDLLELGYTGSQLCWKVNITSPNESCVPVINNVNVGYQAVRAGSYSRSSPSAVGNAIVWGVNETPGKSWGQNWPGSGLPDPSVRAYDNRKDYSLRGRLYFRSLYNPETPNQTNVTQRWDAGQVMAMSFRNGTNPLNRKLYTMASNGTRATISEEMEDNDNNSPLFPDSLCDTYANGRYVYDLNYDGICGTPTITLPLSKRITGVENDRNFLREWIYGWEDRHNPLPADVKRPWQMGGINLSTVAIAVPPYLDTWAQNTVPTERDEYRRNFMDRFKERPTLAYVGTMNGFLHAFNSGAFRNGATDTCAGTFQLRGYFEPATANCTPAPVARKYGTGEEEFAYLPRMLLDRYINTYVQHVSLVNPPKPQMDASPTIANVDFGIPGQPAWTPRTFASKTEGAKTVLVSASGRSSPAVFALDITDPDASYFPLPLWEFNLADTTRLNAFTAAASTNPAVQIPDGTGSRHAPSVARIGWGSGSNNGVWAAIVGTDYIPAGGRAGALYILDMKTGQPLNYTGGAAGQNAGVITLDTGSGVAAESALVDLDRDGNYDVIYVPTTAGNVYRINLNDVSTSRLLGRKVKTCKVASASVAATEDTSANNPAGTAHFQQIYSNLAVRVVRDGAAPTVRFYFGTADNPDEFGDGPPNKSSYRYHLMAFEDTNPSGTGACALLDPLWIEPLDPGQVVWGGVSLSGDKLHATTAVGASADLCNLSETESGKFYQAQQVPDGTGSVGLSSTSLQGHGVSAPVVHDQHVFALTATGEMKMIGDDKWNNGAANPGSMRSRVLVYDPIPDGRLPR; from the coding sequence ATGCGAACCCTCATTCAAAGCCTCGCGGTTCTCCTCCTGCTGGCCACGCCCTCCGCGCAGGCCCAGCAGGTCGCCAAGCTGTGTGAGTCCCACCTGGAAGAGGACCGGCAGGCGGGCTTCAAGGTGCCAGGGTCTGGTCCCGACTCCATGAGGTCCGGAGGCAATCCCCTCAAGGACCCCATCCTCATCCGCAACCCCGGGCCCAACGGCTACCTCCAGCTCAACACCAACCAGGTCGAGCTTGACGCCGAGGAAATCTCCTTCCCGTTCGACCAGCGCGTCACCATCAGCTACGTGTTCGAGTCCGCCGGTGCGTCGCATGCACTGGGGTATCTGTACCTGGACGAGGCCATCGCGGCGGGCTACGTGAACGCCAGTGGGGTCCTGCTGGATGCCAACAACAACGGCATCCTCGACCTGCACGAGGACCTCTTCAACGTCCAATCCTCCACCGATACGGACAGGTATGTCGGCCCTCGTACCGGACTGGGCACCCCCAACCGGCGCTGCACGAGGACGTTCACCGACCTGGGCGGCAAGTCCTATTACGAGCCTGAAATCGCCATGCGGGAGGACTGCGCGGCCACGCATCAGGTGAACAACGCCATCGCGGATGCCCGTCCTGGCAAGACCACGACCACCATCAAGGCGGACATGGTGGGACGGCAGCTCAACAACGCGAGTGGAATCGCGAACGCCAACGCCTACTCCGACAGGGGCTTGTTCCCTCGCATTCCGAACCTGCTGGAGCCCAAGGACCCGGCCAACGGGAACAAGGGCATCGGGCAGATGGTCTTCCTGCTCGCCGATGACGACGGACAGGAGACCACCTACGGAGGGCTCGCTCCCGTGGGTGATATCGACGAGTACGGAGACAACGGCGTTCCGGACTACGACGTCTCCAAGTACGACAACCGGGGCGTCGTCCGGGCCGTCAACCCGGACCCCGGATTGACCAACAACGACCGCACCGTGGACCTGGGCATCATCAAGGGCGGGCGGGAGATCGTCTTCTTCCTGGTCGTCTACTACGACTCGAACCACTCCCCGGGTCCGACGGGCGCGGGCTCCGTCTTCCCCTGTCTCAAGCAGGACGCCGCTGGCAAGTGCCTCATCCATATCCGCTCGCCCATCTCGGTCTTCTTCTCCAAGGCCGAATGGAACCTGGACCAGAACGCCGAGGCCGACGCGGTCGTGGCCGCGCGCAACATTGGATGTGCCTACCAAGCAGGCTGCAACCGGGATGACCCCAACAACGATACCGGGGACTCGTGCCGGGTGGGCAACACCTCGGAGTATCTGTGCGGTTGGCTGGACGGCCCGAAGACCCAGGTGGGCACTGCCCTCCATCGACTGAAGAACGAGGCCACGTACAACTTCCTGGACATGCCCATGGAGCGCGTGGAGGTGACACGCCCCAGCGGCACACGAAATGCCATGCCGCACGTCATCGTCGGCGCGCCCACGACGGACCGCTTCCGCTGGATTCTGGGGTTCGAGGACATCCCTGGTGGTGGTGACCGGGACTTCAACGACGTGGTGTTCGTCATCAACAAGGTGAATGGTGGCGTCAACACCTCCGGAGACATGTCTGGAGGTGCGGGCGGAGACATCTCTCCCCAGAACGCCGAGGACTTCGTCATCACCCGTGTTCGCTTCACGCGCGAGGATGACACGGTGCCGCCTTCGCCCCGGCCCGCCCCCGCCTGCCGTCAGGTCGGCACCGCGTGCTGGACGGAGGCAGTCGCGGGTGCTTGCACACGCCCCAACTCCACGCCTCCCACCATCCAGTACTCCATCGCGGTGAACTGCAACATCTGCACGGGAACTGGTTCCAACGCGACGTGTACCCCGAACCCCGACCCCTCGTGGATTCCGGTGCAGTTCGACTCCCCGACGCAGAAGACCAAGGAGCTGGACCTGCTGGAGCTCGGCTACACCGGCTCACAGCTCTGCTGGAAGGTGAACATCACCAGCCCCAACGAGTCCTGCGTGCCTGTCATCAACAACGTCAACGTGGGCTACCAGGCCGTGCGCGCGGGCAGCTACTCGCGCTCCTCGCCGTCCGCGGTGGGCAACGCCATCGTCTGGGGTGTGAACGAGACTCCGGGTAAGTCCTGGGGACAGAACTGGCCGGGGAGTGGGCTGCCCGACCCGTCCGTTCGTGCCTACGACAACCGCAAGGACTATTCGCTGCGCGGCCGACTCTACTTCCGTTCGCTCTACAACCCGGAGACGCCGAACCAGACGAATGTCACCCAACGCTGGGACGCGGGCCAGGTGATGGCCATGTCCTTCCGTAACGGAACCAATCCGCTCAACCGCAAGCTCTACACCATGGCGAGCAATGGCACGCGCGCCACCATCAGCGAAGAGATGGAAGACAATGACAACAACAGTCCTCTCTTCCCGGACTCGCTCTGCGACACCTACGCCAATGGACGCTACGTCTACGACCTGAACTACGATGGCATCTGCGGCACGCCGACCATCACGCTCCCGCTGTCGAAGCGCATCACCGGCGTCGAGAACGACCGCAACTTCCTGCGCGAGTGGATCTATGGCTGGGAAGACCGCCACAACCCCCTGCCCGCCGATGTGAAGCGCCCCTGGCAGATGGGCGGCATCAACCTGTCGACCGTTGCCATCGCGGTGCCGCCGTACCTGGATACCTGGGCCCAGAACACCGTCCCGACCGAGCGTGACGAGTACCGGCGCAACTTCATGGACCGGTTCAAGGAACGCCCCACGCTGGCCTACGTGGGGACGATGAATGGCTTCCTGCATGCGTTCAATTCAGGGGCCTTCCGCAACGGAGCGACCGATACGTGCGCCGGCACCTTCCAGCTGCGTGGCTACTTCGAGCCCGCGACCGCGAACTGCACCCCGGCTCCCGTCGCGCGCAAGTACGGCACGGGTGAAGAGGAGTTCGCGTACCTGCCGCGCATGTTGCTCGACCGCTACATCAACACCTACGTCCAGCACGTGAGCCTGGTCAACCCGCCGAAGCCGCAGATGGATGCCTCGCCGACCATCGCCAACGTGGACTTCGGGATTCCGGGCCAGCCCGCATGGACGCCCCGGACCTTCGCGTCCAAGACCGAAGGCGCCAAGACGGTGCTCGTCTCCGCGTCTGGCCGCAGCAGCCCCGCTGTCTTCGCGCTCGACATCACCGACCCGGACGCCAGCTACTTCCCCTTGCCGCTGTGGGAGTTCAATCTGGCGGACACCACCCGGCTCAACGCCTTCACCGCGGCGGCGAGCACCAATCCCGCGGTGCAGATTCCGGATGGCACGGGTTCACGCCATGCCCCCTCCGTGGCGCGGATTGGCTGGGGCTCGGGCAGCAACAATGGCGTGTGGGCCGCCATCGTCGGCACCGACTACATCCCCGCCGGGGGCCGCGCTGGCGCGCTCTACATCCTCGACATGAAGACGGGCCAGCCGCTCAACTACACCGGTGGGGCGGCGGGCCAGAACGCGGGCGTCATCACCTTGGACACGGGCTCCGGCGTCGCGGCGGAGAGCGCGCTGGTGGACCTGGACCGGGATGGAAACTACGACGTCATCTACGTGCCCACCACGGCGGGCAACGTGTACCGCATCAACCTGAATGACGTCTCCACGTCGCGGCTCCTGGGGCGAAAGGTGAAGACCTGCAAGGTGGCCAGTGCTTCGGTCGCCGCCACCGAGGACACGTCCGCGAACAACCCCGCGGGCACGGCGCACTTCCAGCAGATCTACTCGAACCTCGCGGTGCGGGTGGTACGGGATGGCGCGGCGCCGACGGTGCGCTTCTACTTCGGCACCGCCGACAACCCGGATGAGTTCGGTGACGGACCGCCGAACAAGTCCAGCTACCGCTACCACCTGATGGCCTTCGAGGATACGAACCCGAGCGGCACCGGCGCCTGCGCGTTGCTCGATCCTCTCTGGATAGAGCCGCTGGATCCGGGCCAGGTCGTCTGGGGTGGCGTGTCGCTCAGTGGCGACAAGCTGCATGCCACCACCGCCGTGGGTGCATCCGCGGACCTGTGCAACCTGAGTGAGACGGAGAGCGGCAAGTTCTACCAGGCGCAGCAGGTGCCCGATGGCACCGGCAGCGTCGGATTGAGCAGCACCTCCCTGCAGGGGCATGGCGTGAGCGCACCGGTGGTACATGACCAGCACGTGTTCGCTCTCACCGCCACGGGTGAAATGAAGATGATTGGCGACGACAAATGGAACAACGGCGCGGCCAACCCAGGAAGCATGCGCTCACGGGTCCTCGTGTACGACCCGATTCCGGACGGGAGGTTGCCGCGATGA
- a CDS encoding type II secretion system protein, translating to MKYGLSRASRGVTLLEVLATMAVMLLGIAAVMTLITHISASNRRTLTATQAQLIAERTLEDIASKGCTADPPCSNLVVFDNQRTTLWQTAQGKVLTAAPSAGSGIVARAYEVAVDVDVSSNAATIEGGAAGTPPITRDLVAGQASSVGRLANVRVSVSWNEPARTGRQVVVLQTRVAP from the coding sequence ATGAAGTACGGGCTGTCTCGCGCCTCCAGGGGCGTCACGCTCCTGGAGGTGCTGGCGACCATGGCGGTGATGCTCCTGGGCATCGCGGCGGTGATGACGCTGATAACGCATATCAGCGCGTCCAACCGCCGCACCCTCACCGCGACCCAGGCTCAGCTCATCGCCGAGCGTACGCTGGAAGACATCGCGTCCAAGGGATGCACGGCGGACCCGCCATGCTCCAATCTGGTGGTGTTCGACAACCAGCGCACCACCCTGTGGCAGACGGCGCAGGGGAAGGTCTTGACGGCCGCGCCCTCGGCGGGCTCTGGCATCGTGGCGCGGGCGTACGAGGTGGCGGTCGACGTCGACGTCAGCTCGAACGCGGCCACCATCGAAGGGGGCGCGGCGGGCACGCCGCCCATCACCCGAGACCTGGTGGCCGGTCAGGCGTCGTCGGTGGGCAGGTTGGCCAACGTGCGTGTTTCCGTGAGCTGGAATGAGCCAGCACGCACAGGGCGACAGGTGGTGGTCTTGCAGACGCGGGTGGCGCCATGA
- a CDS encoding PilW family protein, with protein sequence MSRGESRGFTLLEVMIASAIGVIVLGVGLVAGMQMQRRAIFEEQTMVAQTTGRAVKDLLAADVARAGMGMGNAPITFSEGDSRFAIQVWNELDMRVAQAPVFAADPGFEPPPAGPPYGDMGSDVLQLYWGDPRTLINMAPCGGATGPIREGNSSTFCTAPNPPTGMQPANGEKTPAILVNPQGSIACHIEISQVQQAANRINANPGRNNNATASGPCSDRTDIAWRNTGWLTMRTVSAAYRVNWAGGIPTLEYLAPGATTWVAISRDVERMKIRQAVIDLAAPNTAYRWFPDTTAGRPTIDACTRSIAACAADSGPPGNNPGSDPELRNLLRERVRELEITLVVRTPRSDPSVVNPFQLEEGFPVDGFKRRTFVFRVTPRNFVSAGRLPAGNN encoded by the coding sequence ATGAGCAGGGGTGAGTCCCGGGGCTTCACGCTCCTGGAGGTGATGATTGCCAGCGCGATAGGAGTCATCGTGCTGGGGGTCGGCCTGGTGGCGGGCATGCAGATGCAGCGGCGCGCCATCTTCGAGGAACAGACCATGGTGGCGCAGACCACCGGGCGCGCGGTGAAGGACCTGCTCGCCGCGGATGTCGCTCGCGCGGGCATGGGCATGGGCAACGCGCCCATCACGTTCTCCGAAGGCGACAGCCGCTTCGCCATCCAGGTGTGGAACGAGTTGGACATGCGGGTGGCCCAGGCCCCGGTCTTCGCGGCGGACCCTGGCTTCGAGCCCCCCCCCGCGGGCCCGCCCTACGGGGACATGGGCTCGGACGTTCTGCAGCTCTACTGGGGCGACCCTCGCACCCTCATCAACATGGCCCCGTGCGGAGGAGCAACAGGCCCCATTCGCGAGGGAAACTCCTCCACGTTCTGCACGGCGCCCAACCCTCCCACGGGCATGCAACCCGCCAACGGCGAGAAGACCCCCGCCATCCTCGTCAATCCCCAGGGCAGCATCGCCTGTCACATCGAAATCTCCCAGGTTCAGCAGGCAGCCAATCGCATCAACGCCAATCCTGGGAGAAACAACAACGCCACCGCGTCGGGGCCTTGCAGTGACAGGACCGACATCGCCTGGAGGAACACGGGATGGCTCACCATGCGCACGGTGAGCGCCGCGTACCGGGTGAACTGGGCGGGCGGCATCCCCACGCTCGAGTATCTGGCCCCGGGGGCCACGACGTGGGTGGCGATCAGCCGCGATGTCGAGCGGATGAAGATTCGCCAGGCCGTCATCGACCTGGCCGCGCCCAATACGGCCTACCGCTGGTTCCCGGATACCACCGCCGGCCGGCCCACGATTGATGCGTGCACACGGTCCATCGCGGCCTGCGCCGCGGACTCGGGTCCGCCGGGCAACAATCCCGGGAGCGACCCGGAGCTGCGCAACCTGCTGCGGGAGCGGGTGCGTGAGCTTGAAATCACGCTCGTCGTCCGGACGCCGCGCTCGGACCCGAGCGTCGTGAATCCATTCCAGTTGGAGGAGGGGTTCCCGGTGGATGGCTTCAAGCGGCGGACCTTCGTCTTCCGAGTGACGCCCAGAAACTTCGTGTCAGCGGGCAGGCTGCCCGCGGGAAACAACTAA
- a CDS encoding prepilin-type N-terminal cleavage/methylation domain-containing protein, which translates to MHTRGMTLLEMLTALAVLAVMLSLALVGIQRPIEGQREAAVTRDLWSSALQARQRAIATNQPVRFVVEPDITLPDGTQRTVARWERLQCANDWDNNTCPRPECVGTTCRADATCCDEVGPDIVLPPSVDAQSVHGLCFLPGMGRAVKPALPDAPLGCMQGQLGNVAALTNAAPGNRRITFTSGRPRTLLMVEPLTGMSSLLDCDSVRAQQRPVAECN; encoded by the coding sequence ATGCACACGCGGGGAATGACGCTGCTGGAGATGCTGACAGCGCTGGCCGTCCTGGCCGTGATGCTGTCCTTGGCGCTGGTCGGTATCCAACGGCCCATCGAGGGGCAACGAGAGGCGGCCGTGACTCGGGACCTGTGGTCCTCCGCGCTCCAAGCCCGGCAAAGAGCCATCGCCACCAACCAACCCGTGCGCTTCGTGGTGGAGCCCGACATCACGCTGCCCGACGGGACTCAGCGAACGGTGGCGCGCTGGGAGCGGCTGCAGTGTGCCAACGACTGGGACAACAACACCTGTCCTCGTCCGGAGTGCGTGGGGACCACCTGCCGCGCCGACGCCACATGCTGCGACGAAGTGGGACCGGACATCGTCCTCCCGCCGAGCGTCGATGCACAGTCGGTTCACGGCCTCTGCTTCCTGCCCGGAATGGGCCGCGCCGTGAAGCCCGCGCTTCCCGACGCCCCCCTGGGCTGCATGCAGGGTCAGCTCGGCAACGTGGCCGCCCTGACGAACGCGGCACCGGGCAACCGCCGCATCACCTTCACCTCGGGCCGCCCGCGCACCCTGCTCATGGTGGAGCCGCTGACGGGCATGTCGAGCCTGCTGGATTGCGACTCCGTGCGAGCCCAGCAGCGCCCCGTTGCCGAGTGCAACTGA